The Kluyvera intermedia genome window below encodes:
- a CDS encoding TRAFs-binding domain-containing protein, whose protein sequence is MGFGKKTDFRSGKLLNLDATYNEIIKPAAEELGIKCVRADEIMQSGIIDVEMYKLLLSADIVVADISTSNANAIYELGVRHALKKGTTIIMSEKSAVLHFDLNHIATLQYEHLGDDIGCSEARRIKGQLKSLMESALNETRIDSPVYTYLPDLNTPTLTAQEIKEIVKDSDEAEKEWGYIFNSAEEKLKFGDFSNAKELYQKALEIRPRDEYLIQRLTLCTYKEKIESKSRVMSCMDAMVILSDLSPETSNDPETTGMAGAINKYIWMDTKDITFLNKAISFYNRGYTIKKDYYNGENLALCYFEKSKQLKNTETANDKDIVFNEILAEKTFKSVLEITEGIIESTNFNERSDVKWVYATAAKSASYLELKEKEDLYSSKFKSLCDNSWDFNTFEENKIKKD, encoded by the coding sequence ATGGGTTTCGGGAAAAAAACTGATTTCCGGTCAGGTAAGCTCTTAAACCTAGATGCCACGTACAATGAGATAATAAAACCAGCGGCAGAAGAACTAGGCATCAAGTGTGTCAGGGCTGACGAAATAATGCAGTCTGGGATTATTGATGTGGAAATGTATAAATTGCTACTTTCTGCTGATATTGTTGTTGCAGATATATCAACAAGTAACGCAAATGCTATATATGAACTAGGCGTAAGGCACGCACTAAAAAAAGGAACGACCATCATAATGTCTGAAAAGTCGGCAGTGCTACACTTCGACTTAAATCACATTGCAACCTTACAGTATGAACATCTTGGTGATGATATCGGTTGTTCCGAAGCGAGAAGAATAAAAGGGCAGCTGAAATCATTAATGGAGTCGGCATTAAATGAAACACGTATAGATAGCCCAGTCTATACTTACCTGCCAGATTTAAACACTCCGACACTAACGGCACAAGAAATAAAAGAAATCGTAAAGGATTCAGATGAAGCAGAAAAGGAATGGGGATATATTTTTAATAGCGCAGAAGAAAAGTTGAAGTTTGGGGATTTTTCAAATGCAAAGGAACTCTATCAAAAAGCGCTAGAAATAAGACCTAGAGATGAATACTTAATTCAAAGACTAACACTCTGTACATACAAGGAAAAAATAGAATCAAAAAGCAGAGTGATGAGTTGTATGGATGCAATGGTTATTTTATCAGACTTATCTCCTGAAACCAGTAACGACCCAGAAACAACAGGAATGGCGGGTGCCATAAATAAATACATATGGATGGACACTAAAGATATCACGTTCCTAAACAAAGCAATTTCATTCTATAACCGTGGATATACAATAAAAAAAGATTACTATAACGGTGAAAATTTAGCGCTTTGCTACTTTGAGAAGTCTAAACAGCTAAAGAATACAGAAACTGCAAATGATAAAGACATCGTATTTAATGAGATTCTTGCAGAAAAAACGTTCAAGTCCGTACTTGAAATCACTGAGGGGATCATAGAGTCAACTAACTTCAATGAACGAAGTGATGTAAAATGGGTTTACGCAACAGCAGCAAAGTCAGCATCATATCTAGAGTTAAAAGAAAAAGAGGATTTATACAGTAGTAAGTTTAAATCACTCTGCGACAACTCATGGGATTTTAATACATTTGAAGAAAACAAAATAAAGAAGGATTGA
- a CDS encoding TIR domain-containing protein, which yields MSKTYSIFISHCWDYNDSLINLKNLLNKEDGLVASYEEVTVDAPINSEDEKYIKRVLKARISASDVFIVVAGMYTAHSDWMKWEIETAVANNIPVIGIKPHGSQRTPQVVTDNAKIIVGWYTPSIISAIKDC from the coding sequence GTGAGTAAAACATACAGCATTTTTATTAGCCATTGTTGGGATTACAATGATTCGTTGATAAATCTAAAGAATTTATTAAACAAGGAAGATGGGCTTGTGGCATCTTATGAAGAAGTAACTGTAGATGCGCCTATAAACTCAGAAGATGAAAAATACATCAAGCGAGTACTGAAGGCGAGAATATCCGCATCAGATGTGTTTATTGTTGTAGCAGGAATGTACACAGCACATAGTGATTGGATGAAATGGGAAATTGAAACAGCAGTTGCTAATAACATACCAGTTATTGGGATTAAACCGCATGGTTCACAACGAACGCCTCAAGTTGTCACAGACAATGCGAAAATTATTGTTGGATGGTATACACCATCAATTATATCAGCCATCAAAGACTGCTAA
- a CDS encoding TIR domain-containing protein, translating to MARDLNIFISHSWGSHDELLRLRNLLNSRPYFRAEFSEVSKDVPINSINADYIKRVLGEKIRNSNVLLAIAGIYASHSTWMEWEMDTAIRNGIPVIGVIPHGASRVSQIVANRSVEQVRWSTESIVDAIRRHAR from the coding sequence ATGGCAAGAGACCTAAATATTTTTATTAGTCATTCGTGGGGGAGTCACGACGAATTACTAAGATTGCGTAACCTACTAAATTCAAGACCCTATTTTAGGGCCGAGTTTTCAGAAGTTAGCAAAGATGTCCCAATTAATTCAATTAATGCTGATTACATCAAAAGAGTTCTTGGCGAAAAAATTCGTAACAGCAATGTGCTACTTGCCATTGCAGGAATCTATGCAAGTCATAGTACCTGGATGGAGTGGGAAATGGACACAGCTATTAGAAATGGAATTCCTGTTATTGGCGTTATTCCCCACGGAGCTTCGAGAGTTTCTCAGATTGTAGCTAATAGATCTGTCGAACAGGTTAGATGGAGTACAGAAAGCATTGTTGATGCCATTCGTCGACACGCTAGATAA